The following proteins are encoded in a genomic region of Montipora foliosa isolate CH-2021 chromosome 10, ASM3666993v2, whole genome shotgun sequence:
- the LOC137973245 gene encoding uncharacterized protein isoform X3 produces the protein MKSYANAKCEFLHMLFSSQFGVFILYASILQTTPGTSLESPSNITAYNQSSTSIVVTWDSLRPDILKEHNITGYRVRYAKKSGGEEEGDHFLCTISNTTILENLTVFTKYCIEVASFTRSRMDNHSQCLVATTDEEAPIAPPQNLSAINTSSTSLRVTWAPLPLKDRRGIILGYKIVYNKTVIRTRGSRSNDSGELSVNGTTLELTIDGLQKFTNYCIRARAFNSKGEGNYTEDECLSTDEDVPSHPPLNVTAFNTSSSSLYVQWTSIPSELIPGILLGYRLFYWKIGEPSSVKDVPFNNSVLNAELKDLQEHTEYCIQLAGFTRIGDGNRSECFKVTTDIGVAVPETAAVEAYSPTSIKVTWTLPAKSQGTINGFHLHIKEKESLSQESEVLFEDIIAITNASQTYIVIRNLSIFTKYEIRMAAYNTKINGSYSSPIFAETCRCPKYLPTATKPSSLEKGGKGGITDVIAQTVKKTCGFCVEHGRTELVPSNTNDTWELPVQFPVTLTSLPGSSFSVFVPVLDVPGVAVLRRQGDKAAQRYYEKVMTGSLMDAWPVVTLTVLMVYTMGVMVWFLDAKQNPKPDELSWSFVKGAYEGSWWAFITMATVGYGDRCVKSNRARILALVWMIGSLVLLPFLFGAITTILTVTVMETRITLPRSEGNKAAAITNSAEAKLAMGRLSSKLKLTTTYSSIEALAQSLKEGEVDYILVDAYIPKKRNDLFNGSWFEVVALLRCELYHGAVLQGEALKLAPALKEMIAYDNVQTKFLQDDEPAEEEQREKESLFFDPSSPFFQFFLYVSSGILGFFIICGGLYQVIYIHRTKKSRSDLKIAMEKYYMYQELRSLVDEFYHSIRHKYEVMKKKHRLQLLKLGRKNGKHNC, from the exons ATGAAGTCGTACGCCAACGCGAAATGTGAATTTCTTCATATGCTTTTTTCTTCGCAATTCGGTGTGTTTATTCTGTACGCGTCGATTCTACAGACAACTCCTGGTACATCACTTG AATCTCCATCGAACATAACTGCCTACAACCAAAGCTCGACCTCAATCGTGGTCACGTGGGATTCTCTTCGTCCAGACATTTTGAAAGAACACAATATCACAGGCTACAGAGTTAGGTATGCGAAAAAATCAGGTGGTGAAGAAGAAGGAGATCATTTTCTCTGCACAATTAGTAACACAACAATATTAGAAAACCTGACAGTGTTCACCAAATACTGCATCGAGGTGGCATCCTTCACACGCAGCAGAATGGACAATCACAGCCAATGCCTCGTCGCAACCACGGACGAAGAAG CCCCAATTGCTCCTCCTCAGAATTTGTCAGCTATTAACACCAGCTCAACCAGCCTTCGCGTAACATGGGCTCCACTACCGCTCAAGGATAGAAGAGGTATTATATTGGGATACAAAATTGTCTACAATAAAACTGTGATCAGGACCCGCGGGTCTCGAAGCAATGACTCGGGAGAACTGTCTGTCAATGGGACTACCCTGGAACTCACTATCGACGGGTTGCAGAAGTTTACCAACTACTGCATAAGAGCTCGGGCTTTTAACAGCAAAGGAGAAGGTAACTACACGGAGGATGAATGTTTGAGCACCGATGAAGACG TCCCGAGCCATCCGCCACTAAATGTCACCGCTTTCAACACAAGCTCCAGTAGTCTTTATGTTCAGTGGACTTCCATACCATCGGAATTAATCCCTGGGATTCTCTTGGGCTACCGACTGTTTTATTGGAAGATTGGAGAACCTTCCTCGGTTAAGGACGTCCCCTTCAACAACAGTGTGCTGAATGCAGAACTAAAGGATCTTCAAGAGCATACAGAATATTGCATACAGTTGGCTGGCTTTACAAGAATTGGAGATGGCAATCGTTCGGAGTGCTTTAAAGTGACTACCGACATTGGTG TCGCCGTTCCTGAAACAGCTGCTGTAGAAGCTTACAGTCCAACCTCCATAAAAGTAACATGGACGCTTCCTGCCAAATCACAAGGCACTATCAATGGATTCCACCTGCAtataaaggaaaaagaaagtttGTCCCAAGAATCAGAAGTCCTGTTTGAAGATATTATAGCGATAACAAATGCTTCACAAACTTACATAGTCATCAGAAACCTTTCCATATTCACAAAGTACGAGATACGAATGGCAGCGTACAATACTAAGATCAATGGAAGTTACAGTTCTCCCATTTTTGCTG AAACATGCCGTTGTCCCAAATATTTGCCAACAGCGACAAAGCCGTCGTCACTGGAAAAAGGCGGAAAAGGGGGCATCACTGACGTCATAGCTCAAACTGTCAAGAAAACCTGTGGCTTCTGCGTGGAACACGGACGGACAGAACTTGTTCCCTCCAACACTAATGATACCTGGGAATTACCCGTTCAGTTCCCGGTCACCTTAACAAGCCTGCCAGGCAGTTCTTTCAGCGTTTTTGTGCCCGTACTAGACGTGCCAGGCGTAGCTGTGTTAAGGCGTCAAGGAGACAAGGCGGCTCAGAGATACTATGAAAAGGTTATGACAGGCTCTTTGATGGATGCCTGGCCAGTCGTCACTTTAACTGTGCTGATGGTGTACACAATGGGAGTTATGGTCTGGTTTTTG GATGCGAAACAAAACCCCAAACCAGATGAGCTGTCTTGGTCTTTCGTTAAGGGAGCCTACGAGGGATCCTGGTGGGCTTTTATTACCATGGCGACAGTGGG TTATGGTGATCGTTGTGTCAAGTCTAACCGCGCCAGAATCTTGGCTTTAGTGTGGATGATTGGAAGCCTGGTGCTTCTTCCGTTTCTGTTTGGTGCCATAACAACGATATTAACTGTCACAGTCATGGAGACAAGAATAACACTCCCAAGAAGTGAGGGGAATAAG GCAGCTGCAATAACCAACTCAGCAGAGGCCAAACTGGCTATGGGACGATTAAGTAGCAAGCTAAAGCTAA CCACAACATATTCATCCATAGAAGCCTTAGCCCAGTCCCTCAAAGAAGGCGAGGTGGACTACATACTTGTTGATGCGTACATTCCCAAGAAGCGGAACGACTTGTTTAACGGATCTTGGTTTGAGGTTGTGGCGTTGCTTCGGTGCGAATTGTACCACGGTGCTGTTTTACAAGGAGAAGCTCTCAAACTAGCTCCAGCGCTCAAAGAAATGATAGCTTACGACAATGTTCAGACGAAATTTCTTCAAGACGACGAACCAGCGGAAGAG GAGCAGAGAGAAAAGGAGTCTTTATTTTTCGATCCTTCAAGCCCCTTCTTTCAGTTTTTTCTGTATGTAAGCTCAGGTATCTTGGGCTTTTTCATTATCTGCGGTGGCCTGTATCAAGTAATCTACATCCATCGGACAAAAAAATCGAGGA GTGACCTCAAGATAGCCATGGAGAAATACTACATGTATCAAGAGCTCAGGAGCTTAGTTGATGAATTTTATCATTCTATCCGCCATAAGTACGAAGTGATGAAGAAAAAGCACAGGTTGCAGCTACTAAAGCTTGGTCGAAAAAACGGGAAGCATAATTGCTAA
- the LOC137973245 gene encoding receptor-type tyrosine-protein phosphatase S-like isoform X1 — MKSYANAKCEFLHMLFSSQFGVFILYASILQTTPGTSLESPSNITAYNQSSTSIVVTWDSLRPDILKEHNITGYRVRYAKKSGGEEEGDHFLCTISNTTILENLTVFTKYCIEVASFTRSRMDNHSQCLVATTDEEAPIAPPQNLSAINTSSTSLRVTWAPLPLKDRRGIILGYKIVYNKTVIRTRGSRSNDSGELSVNGTTLELTIDGLQKFTNYCIRARAFNSKGEGNYTEDECLSTDEDVPSHPPLNVTAFNTSSSSLYVQWTSIPSELIPGILLGYRLFYWKIGEPSSVKDVPFNNSVLNAELKDLQEHTEYCIQLAGFTRIGDGNRSECFKVTTDIGETVAVPETAAVEAYSPTSIKVTWTLPAKSQGTINGFHLHIKEKESLSQESEVLFEDIIAITNASQTYIVIRNLSIFTKYEIRMAAYNTKINGSYSSPIFAETCRCPKYLPTATKPSSLEKGGKGGITDVIAQTVKKTCGFCVEHGRTELVPSNTNDTWELPVQFPVTLTSLPGSSFSVFVPVLDVPGVAVLRRQGDKAAQRYYEKVMTGSLMDAWPVVTLTVLMVYTMGVMVWFLDAKQNPKPDELSWSFVKGAYEGSWWAFITMATVGYGDRCVKSNRARILALVWMIGSLVLLPFLFGAITTILTVTVMETRITLPRSEGNKAAAITNSAEAKLAMGRLSSKLKLTTTYSSIEALAQSLKEGEVDYILVDAYIPKKRNDLFNGSWFEVVALLRCELYHGAVLQGEALKLAPALKEMIAYDNVQTKFLQDDEPAEEEQREKESLFFDPSSPFFQFFLYVSSGILGFFIICGGLYQVIYIHRTKKSRSDLKIAMEKYYMYQELRSLVDEFYHSIRHKYEVMKKKHRLQLLKLGRKNGKHNC; from the exons ATGAAGTCGTACGCCAACGCGAAATGTGAATTTCTTCATATGCTTTTTTCTTCGCAATTCGGTGTGTTTATTCTGTACGCGTCGATTCTACAGACAACTCCTGGTACATCACTTG AATCTCCATCGAACATAACTGCCTACAACCAAAGCTCGACCTCAATCGTGGTCACGTGGGATTCTCTTCGTCCAGACATTTTGAAAGAACACAATATCACAGGCTACAGAGTTAGGTATGCGAAAAAATCAGGTGGTGAAGAAGAAGGAGATCATTTTCTCTGCACAATTAGTAACACAACAATATTAGAAAACCTGACAGTGTTCACCAAATACTGCATCGAGGTGGCATCCTTCACACGCAGCAGAATGGACAATCACAGCCAATGCCTCGTCGCAACCACGGACGAAGAAG CCCCAATTGCTCCTCCTCAGAATTTGTCAGCTATTAACACCAGCTCAACCAGCCTTCGCGTAACATGGGCTCCACTACCGCTCAAGGATAGAAGAGGTATTATATTGGGATACAAAATTGTCTACAATAAAACTGTGATCAGGACCCGCGGGTCTCGAAGCAATGACTCGGGAGAACTGTCTGTCAATGGGACTACCCTGGAACTCACTATCGACGGGTTGCAGAAGTTTACCAACTACTGCATAAGAGCTCGGGCTTTTAACAGCAAAGGAGAAGGTAACTACACGGAGGATGAATGTTTGAGCACCGATGAAGACG TCCCGAGCCATCCGCCACTAAATGTCACCGCTTTCAACACAAGCTCCAGTAGTCTTTATGTTCAGTGGACTTCCATACCATCGGAATTAATCCCTGGGATTCTCTTGGGCTACCGACTGTTTTATTGGAAGATTGGAGAACCTTCCTCGGTTAAGGACGTCCCCTTCAACAACAGTGTGCTGAATGCAGAACTAAAGGATCTTCAAGAGCATACAGAATATTGCATACAGTTGGCTGGCTTTACAAGAATTGGAGATGGCAATCGTTCGGAGTGCTTTAAAGTGACTACCGACATTGGTG AAACAGTCGCCGTTCCTGAAACAGCTGCTGTAGAAGCTTACAGTCCAACCTCCATAAAAGTAACATGGACGCTTCCTGCCAAATCACAAGGCACTATCAATGGATTCCACCTGCAtataaaggaaaaagaaagtttGTCCCAAGAATCAGAAGTCCTGTTTGAAGATATTATAGCGATAACAAATGCTTCACAAACTTACATAGTCATCAGAAACCTTTCCATATTCACAAAGTACGAGATACGAATGGCAGCGTACAATACTAAGATCAATGGAAGTTACAGTTCTCCCATTTTTGCTG AAACATGCCGTTGTCCCAAATATTTGCCAACAGCGACAAAGCCGTCGTCACTGGAAAAAGGCGGAAAAGGGGGCATCACTGACGTCATAGCTCAAACTGTCAAGAAAACCTGTGGCTTCTGCGTGGAACACGGACGGACAGAACTTGTTCCCTCCAACACTAATGATACCTGGGAATTACCCGTTCAGTTCCCGGTCACCTTAACAAGCCTGCCAGGCAGTTCTTTCAGCGTTTTTGTGCCCGTACTAGACGTGCCAGGCGTAGCTGTGTTAAGGCGTCAAGGAGACAAGGCGGCTCAGAGATACTATGAAAAGGTTATGACAGGCTCTTTGATGGATGCCTGGCCAGTCGTCACTTTAACTGTGCTGATGGTGTACACAATGGGAGTTATGGTCTGGTTTTTG GATGCGAAACAAAACCCCAAACCAGATGAGCTGTCTTGGTCTTTCGTTAAGGGAGCCTACGAGGGATCCTGGTGGGCTTTTATTACCATGGCGACAGTGGG TTATGGTGATCGTTGTGTCAAGTCTAACCGCGCCAGAATCTTGGCTTTAGTGTGGATGATTGGAAGCCTGGTGCTTCTTCCGTTTCTGTTTGGTGCCATAACAACGATATTAACTGTCACAGTCATGGAGACAAGAATAACACTCCCAAGAAGTGAGGGGAATAAG GCAGCTGCAATAACCAACTCAGCAGAGGCCAAACTGGCTATGGGACGATTAAGTAGCAAGCTAAAGCTAA CCACAACATATTCATCCATAGAAGCCTTAGCCCAGTCCCTCAAAGAAGGCGAGGTGGACTACATACTTGTTGATGCGTACATTCCCAAGAAGCGGAACGACTTGTTTAACGGATCTTGGTTTGAGGTTGTGGCGTTGCTTCGGTGCGAATTGTACCACGGTGCTGTTTTACAAGGAGAAGCTCTCAAACTAGCTCCAGCGCTCAAAGAAATGATAGCTTACGACAATGTTCAGACGAAATTTCTTCAAGACGACGAACCAGCGGAAGAG GAGCAGAGAGAAAAGGAGTCTTTATTTTTCGATCCTTCAAGCCCCTTCTTTCAGTTTTTTCTGTATGTAAGCTCAGGTATCTTGGGCTTTTTCATTATCTGCGGTGGCCTGTATCAAGTAATCTACATCCATCGGACAAAAAAATCGAGGA GTGACCTCAAGATAGCCATGGAGAAATACTACATGTATCAAGAGCTCAGGAGCTTAGTTGATGAATTTTATCATTCTATCCGCCATAAGTACGAAGTGATGAAGAAAAAGCACAGGTTGCAGCTACTAAAGCTTGGTCGAAAAAACGGGAAGCATAATTGCTAA
- the LOC137973245 gene encoding uncharacterized protein isoform X4: MKSYANAKCEFLHMLFSSQFSVFILYASILQTTPGTSLESPSNITAYNQSSTSIVVTWDSLRPDILKEHNITGYRVRYAKKSGGEEEGDHFLCTISNTTILENLTVFTKYCIEVASFTRSRMDNHSQCLVATTDEEAPIAPPQNLSAINTSSTSLRVTWAPLPLKDRRGIILGYKIVYNKTVIRTRGSRSNDSGELSVNGTTLELTIDGLQKFTNYCIRARAFNSKGEGNYTEDECLSTDEDVPSHPPLNVTAFNTSSSSLYVQWTSIPSELIPGILLGYRLFYWKIGEPSSVKDVPFNNSVLNAELKDLQEHTEYCIQLAGFTRIGDGNRSECFKVTTDIGVAVPETAAVEAYSPTSIKVTWTLPAKSQGTINGFHLHIKEKESLSQESEVLFEDIIAITNASQTYIVIRNLSIFTKYEIRMAAYNTKINGSYSSPIFAETCRCPKYLPTATKPSSLEKGGKGGITDVIAQTVKKTCGFCVEHGRTELVPSNTNDTWELPVQFPVTLTSLPGSSFSVFVPVLDVPGVAVLRRQGDKAAQRYYEKVMTGSLMDAWPVVTLTVLMVYTMGVMVWFLDAKQNPKPDELSWSFVKGAYEGSWWAFITMATVGYGDRCVKSNRARILALVWMIGSLVLLPFLFGAITTILTVTVMETRITLPRSEGNKAAAITNSAEAKLAMGRLSSKLKLTTTYSSIEALAQSLKEGEVDYILVDAYIPKKRNDLFNGSWFEVVALLRCELYHGAVLQGEALKLAPALKEMIAYDNVQTKFLQDDEPAEEEQREKESLFFDPSSPFFQFFLYVSSGILGFFIICGGLYQVIYIHRTKKSRSDLKIAMEKYYMYQELRSLVDEFYHSIRHKYEVMKKKHRLQLLKLGRKNGKHNC, translated from the exons AATCTCCATCGAACATAACTGCCTACAACCAAAGCTCGACCTCAATCGTGGTCACGTGGGATTCTCTTCGTCCAGACATTTTGAAAGAACACAATATCACAGGCTACAGAGTTAGGTATGCGAAAAAATCAGGTGGTGAAGAAGAAGGAGATCATTTTCTCTGCACAATTAGTAACACAACAATATTAGAAAACCTGACAGTGTTCACCAAATACTGCATCGAGGTGGCATCCTTCACACGCAGCAGAATGGACAATCACAGCCAATGCCTCGTCGCAACCACGGACGAAGAAG CCCCAATTGCTCCTCCTCAGAATTTGTCAGCTATTAACACCAGCTCAACCAGCCTTCGCGTAACATGGGCTCCACTACCGCTCAAGGATAGAAGAGGTATTATATTGGGATACAAAATTGTCTACAATAAAACTGTGATCAGGACCCGCGGGTCTCGAAGCAATGACTCGGGAGAACTGTCTGTCAATGGGACTACCCTGGAACTCACTATCGACGGGTTGCAGAAGTTTACCAACTACTGCATAAGAGCTCGGGCTTTTAACAGCAAAGGAGAAGGTAACTACACGGAGGATGAATGTTTGAGCACCGATGAAGACG TCCCGAGCCATCCGCCACTAAATGTCACCGCTTTCAACACAAGCTCCAGTAGTCTTTATGTTCAGTGGACTTCCATACCATCGGAATTAATCCCTGGGATTCTCTTGGGCTACCGACTGTTTTATTGGAAGATTGGAGAACCTTCCTCGGTTAAGGACGTCCCCTTCAACAACAGTGTGCTGAATGCAGAACTAAAGGATCTTCAAGAGCATACAGAATATTGCATACAGTTGGCTGGCTTTACAAGAATTGGAGATGGCAATCGTTCGGAGTGCTTTAAAGTGACTACCGACATTGGTG TCGCCGTTCCTGAAACAGCTGCTGTAGAAGCTTACAGTCCAACCTCCATAAAAGTAACATGGACGCTTCCTGCCAAATCACAAGGCACTATCAATGGATTCCACCTGCAtataaaggaaaaagaaagtttGTCCCAAGAATCAGAAGTCCTGTTTGAAGATATTATAGCGATAACAAATGCTTCACAAACTTACATAGTCATCAGAAACCTTTCCATATTCACAAAGTACGAGATACGAATGGCAGCGTACAATACTAAGATCAATGGAAGTTACAGTTCTCCCATTTTTGCTG AAACATGCCGTTGTCCCAAATATTTGCCAACAGCGACAAAGCCGTCGTCACTGGAAAAAGGCGGAAAAGGGGGCATCACTGACGTCATAGCTCAAACTGTCAAGAAAACCTGTGGCTTCTGCGTGGAACACGGACGGACAGAACTTGTTCCCTCCAACACTAATGATACCTGGGAATTACCCGTTCAGTTCCCGGTCACCTTAACAAGCCTGCCAGGCAGTTCTTTCAGCGTTTTTGTGCCCGTACTAGACGTGCCAGGCGTAGCTGTGTTAAGGCGTCAAGGAGACAAGGCGGCTCAGAGATACTATGAAAAGGTTATGACAGGCTCTTTGATGGATGCCTGGCCAGTCGTCACTTTAACTGTGCTGATGGTGTACACAATGGGAGTTATGGTCTGGTTTTTG GATGCGAAACAAAACCCCAAACCAGATGAGCTGTCTTGGTCTTTCGTTAAGGGAGCCTACGAGGGATCCTGGTGGGCTTTTATTACCATGGCGACAGTGGG TTATGGTGATCGTTGTGTCAAGTCTAACCGCGCCAGAATCTTGGCTTTAGTGTGGATGATTGGAAGCCTGGTGCTTCTTCCGTTTCTGTTTGGTGCCATAACAACGATATTAACTGTCACAGTCATGGAGACAAGAATAACACTCCCAAGAAGTGAGGGGAATAAG GCAGCTGCAATAACCAACTCAGCAGAGGCCAAACTGGCTATGGGACGATTAAGTAGCAAGCTAAAGCTAA CCACAACATATTCATCCATAGAAGCCTTAGCCCAGTCCCTCAAAGAAGGCGAGGTGGACTACATACTTGTTGATGCGTACATTCCCAAGAAGCGGAACGACTTGTTTAACGGATCTTGGTTTGAGGTTGTGGCGTTGCTTCGGTGCGAATTGTACCACGGTGCTGTTTTACAAGGAGAAGCTCTCAAACTAGCTCCAGCGCTCAAAGAAATGATAGCTTACGACAATGTTCAGACGAAATTTCTTCAAGACGACGAACCAGCGGAAGAG GAGCAGAGAGAAAAGGAGTCTTTATTTTTCGATCCTTCAAGCCCCTTCTTTCAGTTTTTTCTGTATGTAAGCTCAGGTATCTTGGGCTTTTTCATTATCTGCGGTGGCCTGTATCAAGTAATCTACATCCATCGGACAAAAAAATCGAGGA GTGACCTCAAGATAGCCATGGAGAAATACTACATGTATCAAGAGCTCAGGAGCTTAGTTGATGAATTTTATCATTCTATCCGCCATAAGTACGAAGTGATGAAGAAAAAGCACAGGTTGCAGCTACTAAAGCTTGGTCGAAAAAACGGGAAGCATAATTGCTAA
- the LOC137973245 gene encoding receptor-type tyrosine-protein phosphatase S-like isoform X2, translating into MKSYANAKCEFLHMLFSSQFSVFILYASILQTTPGTSLESPSNITAYNQSSTSIVVTWDSLRPDILKEHNITGYRVRYAKKSGGEEEGDHFLCTISNTTILENLTVFTKYCIEVASFTRSRMDNHSQCLVATTDEEAPIAPPQNLSAINTSSTSLRVTWAPLPLKDRRGIILGYKIVYNKTVIRTRGSRSNDSGELSVNGTTLELTIDGLQKFTNYCIRARAFNSKGEGNYTEDECLSTDEDVPSHPPLNVTAFNTSSSSLYVQWTSIPSELIPGILLGYRLFYWKIGEPSSVKDVPFNNSVLNAELKDLQEHTEYCIQLAGFTRIGDGNRSECFKVTTDIGETVAVPETAAVEAYSPTSIKVTWTLPAKSQGTINGFHLHIKEKESLSQESEVLFEDIIAITNASQTYIVIRNLSIFTKYEIRMAAYNTKINGSYSSPIFAETCRCPKYLPTATKPSSLEKGGKGGITDVIAQTVKKTCGFCVEHGRTELVPSNTNDTWELPVQFPVTLTSLPGSSFSVFVPVLDVPGVAVLRRQGDKAAQRYYEKVMTGSLMDAWPVVTLTVLMVYTMGVMVWFLDAKQNPKPDELSWSFVKGAYEGSWWAFITMATVGYGDRCVKSNRARILALVWMIGSLVLLPFLFGAITTILTVTVMETRITLPRSEGNKAAAITNSAEAKLAMGRLSSKLKLTTTYSSIEALAQSLKEGEVDYILVDAYIPKKRNDLFNGSWFEVVALLRCELYHGAVLQGEALKLAPALKEMIAYDNVQTKFLQDDEPAEEEQREKESLFFDPSSPFFQFFLYVSSGILGFFIICGGLYQVIYIHRTKKSRSDLKIAMEKYYMYQELRSLVDEFYHSIRHKYEVMKKKHRLQLLKLGRKNGKHNC; encoded by the exons AATCTCCATCGAACATAACTGCCTACAACCAAAGCTCGACCTCAATCGTGGTCACGTGGGATTCTCTTCGTCCAGACATTTTGAAAGAACACAATATCACAGGCTACAGAGTTAGGTATGCGAAAAAATCAGGTGGTGAAGAAGAAGGAGATCATTTTCTCTGCACAATTAGTAACACAACAATATTAGAAAACCTGACAGTGTTCACCAAATACTGCATCGAGGTGGCATCCTTCACACGCAGCAGAATGGACAATCACAGCCAATGCCTCGTCGCAACCACGGACGAAGAAG CCCCAATTGCTCCTCCTCAGAATTTGTCAGCTATTAACACCAGCTCAACCAGCCTTCGCGTAACATGGGCTCCACTACCGCTCAAGGATAGAAGAGGTATTATATTGGGATACAAAATTGTCTACAATAAAACTGTGATCAGGACCCGCGGGTCTCGAAGCAATGACTCGGGAGAACTGTCTGTCAATGGGACTACCCTGGAACTCACTATCGACGGGTTGCAGAAGTTTACCAACTACTGCATAAGAGCTCGGGCTTTTAACAGCAAAGGAGAAGGTAACTACACGGAGGATGAATGTTTGAGCACCGATGAAGACG TCCCGAGCCATCCGCCACTAAATGTCACCGCTTTCAACACAAGCTCCAGTAGTCTTTATGTTCAGTGGACTTCCATACCATCGGAATTAATCCCTGGGATTCTCTTGGGCTACCGACTGTTTTATTGGAAGATTGGAGAACCTTCCTCGGTTAAGGACGTCCCCTTCAACAACAGTGTGCTGAATGCAGAACTAAAGGATCTTCAAGAGCATACAGAATATTGCATACAGTTGGCTGGCTTTACAAGAATTGGAGATGGCAATCGTTCGGAGTGCTTTAAAGTGACTACCGACATTGGTG AAACAGTCGCCGTTCCTGAAACAGCTGCTGTAGAAGCTTACAGTCCAACCTCCATAAAAGTAACATGGACGCTTCCTGCCAAATCACAAGGCACTATCAATGGATTCCACCTGCAtataaaggaaaaagaaagtttGTCCCAAGAATCAGAAGTCCTGTTTGAAGATATTATAGCGATAACAAATGCTTCACAAACTTACATAGTCATCAGAAACCTTTCCATATTCACAAAGTACGAGATACGAATGGCAGCGTACAATACTAAGATCAATGGAAGTTACAGTTCTCCCATTTTTGCTG AAACATGCCGTTGTCCCAAATATTTGCCAACAGCGACAAAGCCGTCGTCACTGGAAAAAGGCGGAAAAGGGGGCATCACTGACGTCATAGCTCAAACTGTCAAGAAAACCTGTGGCTTCTGCGTGGAACACGGACGGACAGAACTTGTTCCCTCCAACACTAATGATACCTGGGAATTACCCGTTCAGTTCCCGGTCACCTTAACAAGCCTGCCAGGCAGTTCTTTCAGCGTTTTTGTGCCCGTACTAGACGTGCCAGGCGTAGCTGTGTTAAGGCGTCAAGGAGACAAGGCGGCTCAGAGATACTATGAAAAGGTTATGACAGGCTCTTTGATGGATGCCTGGCCAGTCGTCACTTTAACTGTGCTGATGGTGTACACAATGGGAGTTATGGTCTGGTTTTTG GATGCGAAACAAAACCCCAAACCAGATGAGCTGTCTTGGTCTTTCGTTAAGGGAGCCTACGAGGGATCCTGGTGGGCTTTTATTACCATGGCGACAGTGGG TTATGGTGATCGTTGTGTCAAGTCTAACCGCGCCAGAATCTTGGCTTTAGTGTGGATGATTGGAAGCCTGGTGCTTCTTCCGTTTCTGTTTGGTGCCATAACAACGATATTAACTGTCACAGTCATGGAGACAAGAATAACACTCCCAAGAAGTGAGGGGAATAAG GCAGCTGCAATAACCAACTCAGCAGAGGCCAAACTGGCTATGGGACGATTAAGTAGCAAGCTAAAGCTAA CCACAACATATTCATCCATAGAAGCCTTAGCCCAGTCCCTCAAAGAAGGCGAGGTGGACTACATACTTGTTGATGCGTACATTCCCAAGAAGCGGAACGACTTGTTTAACGGATCTTGGTTTGAGGTTGTGGCGTTGCTTCGGTGCGAATTGTACCACGGTGCTGTTTTACAAGGAGAAGCTCTCAAACTAGCTCCAGCGCTCAAAGAAATGATAGCTTACGACAATGTTCAGACGAAATTTCTTCAAGACGACGAACCAGCGGAAGAG GAGCAGAGAGAAAAGGAGTCTTTATTTTTCGATCCTTCAAGCCCCTTCTTTCAGTTTTTTCTGTATGTAAGCTCAGGTATCTTGGGCTTTTTCATTATCTGCGGTGGCCTGTATCAAGTAATCTACATCCATCGGACAAAAAAATCGAGGA GTGACCTCAAGATAGCCATGGAGAAATACTACATGTATCAAGAGCTCAGGAGCTTAGTTGATGAATTTTATCATTCTATCCGCCATAAGTACGAAGTGATGAAGAAAAAGCACAGGTTGCAGCTACTAAAGCTTGGTCGAAAAAACGGGAAGCATAATTGCTAA